The Verrucomicrobiota bacterium genome segment GTCGAGCTGGCCAAGCGGGGCAACCTCGTGCCCGTCTACCGCGAGTTCATGGCCGACATGGAGACTCCGGTATCGGCGTTCGCCAAGCTTGATCGTGGGGCTCACGCCTTCCTGCTGGAGAGCGTCGAGGGCGGCGAGAAGATCGCCCGCTACAGTTTCCTCGGCGCGGACCCGAGCGTCGTCTTCAGCGCGCGCGGGCACGAGGTGACGCTCATCGAGGACGGGACGAGCCGCACGTTCACGTGCGAGGGGAGCCCGATCGACGAGCTCGAGCGGCTGCTCGGCCGCTACCGGGTCGTCGAGCTGCCGGAGCTGCCGCGGTTCTTCGGCGGGGCGGTGGGCTACTTCGCCTACGACGTCATCCAGTACATCGAGGAGATTCCGCAGCGGAACCCGGATGATCTGGGCTTGCCCGAGATCGCGTTCATGATCACCGACACGATCTGCATCTTCGACCACATCAACCACACGATCAAGGTGGTGTCGAACGCCCACGTCGAGAGCGACGCGGCGGCCGCCTACGATGCGGCGTGCCGCAAGATCGATCGGATCGTCAACCGGCTCGTGCAACCGGGGCCGCACACGATGGTCGAGCGCATTGAGGCGCCCGAACCGGCCGAAGCGGCCGCGGTGCGCTCGACGTTCGAGCAAGCCGAGTTCGAGGCCATTGTCGAGAAGGGCAAGGCGTACATCCGCGCCGGCGACATTTTCCAGTTTGTGCCGAGCCAGCGCTTCGAGATGCCGACGAGGTCGGCGCCGTTCGACATCTACCGCGCGCTGCGCAGCGTCAACCCGTCGCCGTACATGTACTTTCTGCGATTCACGGATTTCGCCATCGTCGGCGCGAGTCCCGAGATCATGGTCCGTTGCGAGGACGGCACGATCGAGGTGCGCCCCATCGCCGGCACGCGCCCGCGCGGGGCAACGCCCGAGGAGGACGCCGCGCTGGAGAAGGAGCTGCTGGCCGACCCGAAGGAACGCGCCGAGCACATCATGCTGGTCGACCTGGGCCGAAACGACGTGGGGCGGGTGAGCAAGTTCGGCACCGTGCACGTGCCGGAGCTGATGGTCATCGAGCGCTACAGCCACGTGATGCATATCGTCAGCAGCGTCCAGGGCACACTCAAGGAAGGCCGGAGCGCATTCGACGTGTTCAAGGCGAGCTTCCCGGCCGGCACGGTGAGCGGTGCGCCCAAAATCCGCGCGATGCAGATCGTCGAGGAGCTCGAGAAGACCCGGCGCGGGCCGTACGCGGGCGCGGTCGGTTACTTCAGCTTCAACGGCAACCTCGACTGCTGCATCACAATCCGCACCATCGTGGTCAAGAACGGTATCTGCTATGTCCAGGCAGGAGCGGGGATCGTGGCTGACTCGGTGCCTGAGCGCGAATACGAGGAGACGCGCAACAAGGCGCGCGGCATGCTCAAAGCGATCACCCTGGCGGAGAGCTACTAAGGGGCGAACCACCGACTCCCACAAGTGGCGCGGACCGGGGCCGTTGTGGGGCGATACGGGAGACATGACCGGACGCGTCACGAAGGCCGGTCGTGCCCGGAACGAACTGGGACGGCACACATGTTGCTGGTGATTGACAACTACGACTCGTTCACCTATAACTTGGTTCAGTACTTGGGCGAGCTGGGCGCAGCTCTCGACGTTCGGCGCAACGACCGGGTTTCGCTCGACGAGATAGAAGCGCTTAGGCCCGAGGCGATTGTGATTTCGCCGGGGCCGTGTACGCCTAAGGAAGCCGGCATCTCGAAGGATGTCGTGCGTTCTTTCTCGGGGAGGGTTCCCCTCCTAGGAGTCTGTTTGGGCCATCAATGCATTGGGGAGGTTTTCGGCGGGGTGGTTGACCGTGCCGACCGGTTGATGCACGGCAAGGTGTCGCTCATTCACCACATGGGTGATTGGATTTTCGCCGGGATCGAGAATCCGTTCGAAGCGACCCGGTATCACTCGCTCATTGTTCGCAAGGAGACCGTGCCCGAGGCGCTCGTCGTGACAGCCTGGACTGACCAGGACGAGGTCATGGGGTTGCGCCACCGCGAGCACCCGACTTTTGGGGTGCAGTTCCACCCCGAGTCGATTCTAACCGGGGCGGGCATGCGGATCCTCGGCAACTTCCTCTCCATTGCTCATCAGTCACGCTAAACCATCGGCAGGCCGCCTCGCGCGCGCCTTGCGCCGGGTCGCGCGCCGCCTTCGGGTGTTGCTGCGCGGCCCTGGCCAGCGCGCAGCGCGATGGAGCGGCCTGCCACTACACCATTTGTGCAGGAGAAATTAATGGCAGAACGACTACGGTCTGCGCTCGAAACGCTGATCAACGTGCGTGACGAAACCAACGGCCTCGCCCCTTCGGGCGAAGAGCGGCGGCGCCGCCGCAGCGAGTCGATCGAGGCGTTGCGCGGCTACAGCGTGCCGGCGCTGTTTCTGGTTGCCGGCGCGATCGTGATCGCCGTGGCGACCCACTTCCTCGTGTGGTCGCTGATCGACGACCTCCTCATGCCGCTCATCTACTCGGCCCTGCCAGGGCTCGCCGCAGTCAACATCGGCGGCGATACGCCACTGAAAGTCGGCCCCTTCATCTCGTACCTGCTGTACGCGGCCGGGATGGTCGGCGTCGCCGTGCTCGTGCTGCGCGGCGCGCTCGCCAAGCCGAGAGGCTACGTGCGCGAGCGGACGCGCACTTGCCCGGCGTGCGGCATGACCGTCTACGAATCGGCCACCCGGTGCCGCTATTGCGGCTCGCCCCTGGCGACGCGGCGCACGTATGCCGCCTCCGCGCCAGTGAACCGGGCCGCCGGGCCGACAATCTCGAGTCCGCGCACCAGCGCCTCGTCCGAGCACGACGACCGTCCGCCAAGGCGGGGTCGCCGGGGCGGGCGTCGCCGGGGCGGCCGGAGCCGGACGGGCTCCGGTTCGGGCGGCGGCTCGGACTCGCGTTCGGGTTCAGGTTCGCCGACCGGCACGTCCGGCAGCAGGAGTGACTCGTAACCATACGCAACGCACGTTGCCTACGCAGACCAGAAAGCCACAAGGCCGCGACGGGTACACCATCCGCCGCGGCCTTTCTGTTCTCCCGCGCCAAGACGCAGAGTCCTCGGCATCGGACAACAGCGCAGGTCATGCCTGTGCGAGAGATCAGTCTTCCTGGTCGAGGTCGATGCCGACGAGGACTTCGCGGGGCTTGGAGCCGCGGGCCGGGCCGACGATGCCGCGCGACTCCATGAGATCGACGAGCCGGCCGGCGCGCGCGTAGCCGATGTGCATGCGGCGCTGGAGGAACGAGGCCGAGGCGATGCCCTTGGCCTTGACGAGTTCGACGGCTTTGTCGAACAGGTCGTCGTCGAACAGCTCGCCGTCGGCGTCCTCGCTCGCGGCACTGGAGGAGAGCACCGACTCGTCGTAGTCGGGCTCGGCCTGGTCCTTGATGTACTTGAAGACGCGCTTCATCTCGGCATCGCTCAGGAACGTTGCCTGGGCGCGCACGAGGCGGCCCGAGCCGGGCGGCAGGAACAGGCAGTCGCCATTGCCGATAAGCTTCTCGGCGCCGACGGTGTCGATGACGGTGCGCGAGTCGACCTTCGAGGCGACCTGGAAGGCGATGCGCGTCGGGAAGTTGGCCTTGATCACGCCGGTGATCACGTCGACCGATGGGCGCTGCGTGGCAAAGACGAGGTGGATGCCGACCGCGCGCGAGAGCTGGGCGAGGCGCCGGATGGCGTTCTCGATCTCAGCCGGCGCGATCATCATGAGGTCGGCGAGCTCGTCGATAACGGCGATAATGTAGGGCAGCCGGTTGGGCATCGGATCCTTGGCCTCGCCGTTCTCGTCGGCGACCACGGGTAGGTCGGCCTGAATGGGGCGGGCGTTATAGGCCTCGATGTTGCGCACGCCGGCCTCGCTCAAGTAGTCGTAGCGTTTCTCCATTTCCTTGACGAGCCAGAAGAGGCCGGCGGCCACCTTCTTGGCCTCGGTGATGACCGGCACGAGCATGTGCGGAAGGCCGTTGTAGTCGCTCAGCTCGACCTTCTTCGGGTCGATGAGGATCAGTTTGAGCTCGTCGGGCCGCATCGTGTAGAGCAGCGTCGTGATGAGCGAGTTGATACAGACGCTCTTGCCCGAGCCGGTGGTACCGGCGATGAGCAGGTGGGGCATCTCGGCCAAGTCGCTGAGCACGACCTCGCCGTCGACGGATTTGCCGATGGCGACGGGGATGCGGCCCTTGAACTTGCGGAAGGTCTCCGAGGCGATCACGTCCTTGAGGTAGACAAAGCTCTTCTGGTCGTTGGGGATCTCGATGCCGACGACGCCGCGGCCCGGAATCGGCGCGATGATGCGCACGCTGAGCGCCTTGAGCGCGAGCGCCAGGTCGTCGGCGCGTTGGGTGATCGATTGGACCTTGACGCCGGGCGCGGGGTGCAGCTCGTAGCGCGTGATGACAGGGCCGCGGTGAATCTCGCCGACGGTGGCCTCGATGTTGAAGTGGCGGAGCGTCTCCTCGAGCTTGGCAGCGTTGGCGCGCAGGGTGTCGGCAACGTCGCGCTTGTTGAGTTGCGGGCCGGTCTCGAGCAGGTCCATGGGTGGCAGGCGGTAGCTGCCCAGATCGGGCCGCGGCGGCCTGGCGGGCTCGGGTTTCGGCTTGGCGGTGCGCTTCCTGGCGCTGCGCTTCTCGGCGCCGTCGGTCGCCGCCTCCGCATGGTCGATAATGGTTGTGGCCGGCGCTCTGCCGGAGCCGAGCATGCGGCGCTTGGAGGCCGACGCGGCGTCGAGCTCGGCCTGGACAGCGGCACGGCGCTCGCGGCGCTCGTGGATCGCGTTCCGGACGGTCTCGACGAGGCGCACAAGGCTCGCCCACGTCGCCGCGGCGCCCCGCGCGATGGCGCGGCCCGTGGCGACGGCCGCACGGCTGAGCGCGCGCGCCGCGGGGTAGAGCTGCACCTCGGTAAGCCCCACGAGCGAGGCGACGAACGCCAGCGTCGCCAGCGTTGCCGTGCCGAACGTGCCGATGGCGGGCCGGAGCACCTCGGTCACAAGCCGGTGGCCGATGTAGCCGCCTGGCCCTTCCATGTCGGCCAGGTAGCCGAAGCGGCTGATCGTC includes the following:
- the trpE gene encoding anthranilate synthase component I produces the protein MYTPGKERFVELAKRGNLVPVYREFMADMETPVSAFAKLDRGAHAFLLESVEGGEKIARYSFLGADPSVVFSARGHEVTLIEDGTSRTFTCEGSPIDELERLLGRYRVVELPELPRFFGGAVGYFAYDVIQYIEEIPQRNPDDLGLPEIAFMITDTICIFDHINHTIKVVSNAHVESDAAAAYDAACRKIDRIVNRLVQPGPHTMVERIEAPEPAEAAAVRSTFEQAEFEAIVEKGKAYIRAGDIFQFVPSQRFEMPTRSAPFDIYRALRSVNPSPYMYFLRFTDFAIVGASPEIMVRCEDGTIEVRPIAGTRPRGATPEEDAALEKELLADPKERAEHIMLVDLGRNDVGRVSKFGTVHVPELMVIERYSHVMHIVSSVQGTLKEGRSAFDVFKASFPAGTVSGAPKIRAMQIVEELEKTRRGPYAGAVGYFSFNGNLDCCITIRTIVVKNGICYVQAGAGIVADSVPEREYEETRNKARGMLKAITLAESY
- a CDS encoding aminodeoxychorismate/anthranilate synthase component II, translated to MLLVIDNYDSFTYNLVQYLGELGAALDVRRNDRVSLDEIEALRPEAIVISPGPCTPKEAGISKDVVRSFSGRVPLLGVCLGHQCIGEVFGGVVDRADRLMHGKVSLIHHMGDWIFAGIENPFEATRYHSLIVRKETVPEALVVTAWTDQDEVMGLRHREHPTFGVQFHPESILTGAGMRILGNFLSIAHQSR
- a CDS encoding zinc ribbon domain-containing protein, translating into MAERLRSALETLINVRDETNGLAPSGEERRRRRSESIEALRGYSVPALFLVAGAIVIAVATHFLVWSLIDDLLMPLIYSALPGLAAVNIGGDTPLKVGPFISYLLYAAGMVGVAVLVLRGALAKPRGYVRERTRTCPACGMTVYESATRCRYCGSPLATRRTYAASAPVNRAAGPTISSPRTSASSEHDDRPPRRGRRGGRRRGGRSRTGSGSGGGSDSRSGSGSPTGTSGSRSDS
- a CDS encoding DNA translocase FtsK 4TM domain-containing protein encodes the protein MALKRQRDNLPASSHRHRELRALLWLSIAALVWLALYFYSPARNPMLTTSVAAPGPRYTGVIGSAAGYVLLFLLGLSAYLIPLFLVVHSVLLFVRRPMPRLALKVLLLAALGTAAACLLDLGRALVTISRFGYLADMEGPGGYIGHRLVTEVLRPAIGTFGTATLATLAFVASLVGLTEVQLYPAARALSRAAVATGRAIARGAAATWASLVRLVETVRNAIHERRERRAAVQAELDAASASKRRMLGSGRAPATTIIDHAEAATDGAEKRSARKRTAKPKPEPARPPRPDLGSYRLPPMDLLETGPQLNKRDVADTLRANAAKLEETLRHFNIEATVGEIHRGPVITRYELHPAPGVKVQSITQRADDLALALKALSVRIIAPIPGRGVVGIEIPNDQKSFVYLKDVIASETFRKFKGRIPVAIGKSVDGEVVLSDLAEMPHLLIAGTTGSGKSVCINSLITTLLYTMRPDELKLILIDPKKVELSDYNGLPHMLVPVITEAKKVAAGLFWLVKEMEKRYDYLSEAGVRNIEAYNARPIQADLPVVADENGEAKDPMPNRLPYIIAVIDELADLMMIAPAEIENAIRRLAQLSRAVGIHLVFATQRPSVDVITGVIKANFPTRIAFQVASKVDSRTVIDTVGAEKLIGNGDCLFLPPGSGRLVRAQATFLSDAEMKRVFKYIKDQAEPDYDESVLSSSAASEDADGELFDDDLFDKAVELVKAKGIASASFLQRRMHIGYARAGRLVDLMESRGIVGPARGSKPREVLVGIDLDQED